One candidate division WOR-3 bacterium genomic window, TTCCGAATGGAAGCGACAAGATTTATCTCTAAGAACAATGAGAGGCTCTATATTGGTAAGTATAAGAGGGAGTGGGGTTTGAATCCCTTAGATTTTCCAATAGAACTTAAACTACAATTGCCGGAAAGTTCCTTTGGATTTGAACTTATGCCTGTCTTATTAGTTCAAAAGGACAGCACAGATATTAAAATCAAGGCGGGTTTAGACTCCAAATGGTGCCCTTCCAATAAATTTACACTTAATTTGACTCTGTATCCTGATTTTTCACAGGTAGAGGCTGATCCTTTTACGTTAAATTTGGGTAAGTACGAAGAGTACATGGAGGAGAAAAGGCCATTTTTTGTTGAAGGTAGTGAAGTATTTAGATTTAGATCAAATCCCTACTCTTTTGGGTTTGGGCCTTCTATAAATCCGTTCTATTCCAGGAGAATTGGGAAGGCTTTATCCTCTGAGGTAGTTGTACCACTGATTTTCGGGTTAAAGGGCTTTTACAAATCTCGTGGTTTTGAAGGAGGATTGCTTACCGCTCTAACAGGTGATGCCTTTTATGTTTACGATTACGGTGATACATTAAGGGAAGAAAAAGCACTTTACAATGTAATATCTTTCGGGAAGCAATTTTCTGGAAACTCAAATTTAGGATTTATTTATTCTGGTAAAGCAACGCAGAGTAATATTGCGGAAAACCATGCTATTGGTGTGAATTTTCACTATTTTGTCCAAAGTACAGAATTGACCGGAACTTTTTCTAGTTCACTCTATGAGAATCACATAGGAAATGCCTTTGCCTTCCATGTTGCTATGCTCGAGGAAACTCATCATTTTATGTTCTCTTTTATGAATATAGATTCCCTGTACAATGTTTCGGAAATAGGCTTCACACCATGGGTGGGGTTACGGAGGATTTCGATACTTGGAGGGCCCGATTTTGAAATTAATGGGGAGAAGTTGCAGAATGCCACTTTTTCGGTCGGATACAACAATAAAGCAGAAGCTTTCGAGGGCATGAAAAGTCAGAATTTTGTATTTTTCCATTCTAATTTGAACTATAAAAATGGAGCAGGAATTGAATTCCACTTCTCGGCAGGCCGCGAATATATAAACAATTACGTGAACAACTATGAGATTGATGTTGATGGCTGGTCTTCGCCCAATGGAAGGCTTGAATTGAATGGAGGTATTGGATTTGAAGAAGGCTATAACTATTATCGTGACTACGTAGGCTTGATGGTTTCTCACAGAGCAAGGTTGAGGATACACGGGGATTCGAGATATGATTTGGAGTTAAATTTAAGAGGGTGGCTGGAATTTGATCCATCGTCAAAATTGGAGGAATACACCCTTTCGATCCTTCCAAGATTTCAATACGCAGTGAATAAAGATTTGCTTATCAATATTTACGGTCAATACGCTAAACTCATTCTGTCGAAGGAGACAGAAAGCAAAAATGTTAACCTTTTAGTATCTTATAATTTCAGGCCTAAGAGCTGGATCTACCTCGTGATCTCGAAGGATTTTGCCTCAGATAGTCCACATGGGAAACCTCTTCAAGGTGTCCTTAAAATAAGGTATTTGTTCTACTTTTAGCATGCTCGTTTGATAGTATAAATCTGCTGAAATATAATTTACCACAAAAGGAGAAGCACATGCACTTGTCAATACAATTTATAATTGTGTTCCTTTATTTTGTGGTCGTGCTCATTGTCGGTCTTCTCGCCCAGAAGCTTGCCAAGTCAGGTACTGACTATCTGATTGCCGGAAGAAACCTCGGATTGTGGCTCTGTACCGCTGTGGTTGTCGGGGAATGGCTTGGTGGGATGAGTACTATTGGTGTATCCGAAAGGGCATACGTAAGTGGGATTTCCTCTGCCTGGTACAACATTTCCACTTCAATTGGAATGGCGCTGTTTGGCTTTCTTTTGGCGAAGCATTATAGGAGAAACAACGTATATACCGTATCGGAGATGATTGAGAAGCTCTACAACAAAAATGTAAGAACGGTTTCAGCAATCGCTTTTCTTTTTGCTTATATAATTCTCGGGTATGCCCAGGTTCAAACTGTTGGTTCTGTTCTTGCATCAAGCCTTAATATGAAGTTCACCGATGGTGTAATATTAGGGGGGCTTTTGGTAACTATTTACGTGACTGCAGGTGGCTATTGGTCTATTACATTAACGAACGTCATTCACACATTGTTCTTATATTTTTCAATCATTTCGACCTTTATCATTGGGCTTATTAAGATAGGTGGATATTCAGGTTTATTTAAGGCACTTGCAGAAGTGGGTAAAAACCCCGCAATTTACAAGAGTCCCTTTGGAGTGGGTACAAATCAGGTACTGGGATGGATAATTGGCGGTATGTTTGGTGCCTTTGCTGCTCAGGCTTCAATCCAGCCAGTCTTCGCCGCAAAGGATGAAAGGACTGCAAAGAACGCTTCCCTTTTAAGCGCATTATTAATCTTTCCCACTGGAATCCTTACCGCAACCCTTGGAATGATTGCGGCGACAGGTAAATTTGTTAATGTATCAAATCCAAAGCAGGCACTTCCGAGCCTTTTAATGTCAACAAATTTTGTTCCTGCCTGGTTTGGTGGGATTGCTCTTGCAGGTATTCTTGCAGCTATCCTTTCTACCGTCGCACCGGTGATGTTTGCAATTTCTACAATTCTTGTAAAGGACATATACCACAACCTTATTCACAAGGAAGCTGATGAACAAAGGCTTTTAAAGGTTTCTCGGTGGTTTACCTTTATTGTGGGGTTACTCCTTATTCCCCTTGCGGTTTATCTTCAAGGTTATGTCCTTGATACTGGTTATATCTCTTATGCCATTAGGGGCGCCGCTGCCATCATAGTCCTTGCTGGCGTCTACTGGGTTGTTAAAGGCAAAAGAATTCCTACTTCAAATGCTGCCAATGTTGCAATGATTCTTGGAACCGTTGTTGCCGTTGCCTTTCCTATCATTAAGTATTATAAACCCACTTTCAATTTTGACAAGAACCTCTGGGCACTTGGAATAGCGCTATTATCAATTCTTTTTGTGACTTTCATTGAAAGGGTTATATTAAAGAAGGAGAATCAATGAAACCACTTGAAGGCGTTAAGGTCCTTGATCTCTCGAGGGTTCTTGCAGGTCCCACTGTTGGGATGATCCTCGGGGATCTTGGCGCCGATGTGATAAAGGTAGAAAGGCCCGGAGTCGGTGATGAAACCCGGGGCTGGGGGCCACCTTTCGCAGGCGGTGAAAGTGCCTATTACATGTGTGCAAACAAAAATAAGAGAGGAATGACCCTTGATCTAAAGTCTGAGGCCGGTAGGGAAATTCTTGAGAAGTTAATAAAACGTAGCGATGTTATGATATTAAACTTCTTACCCGATGTGCTTGAAAGTCTCCACTTGACCTATGAAGAAGTTAGAAAAATCAAACCTGACATTATTTGGGCCTCTATAACGGGTTTTGGACTCACTGGTCCGAAGGCTAATAAGCCTGGCTATGATGTTCTGATTCAGGGCATCAGTGGACTAATGAGTATTACTGGTGAACCTGATGGCGAACCGATGAAGGTTGGAGTAGCCATCTGTGATGTACTTACTGCCCTCTACACGGTAATCGCTATCGAAGCTGCCCTAATTAGGCGAAGTCAAACTGGAGAAGGTGCAATGATCGATAATTCCTTGTTGGAATCATCTATTGCAAGCCTTGTAAATGTGGCGAACAACTATTTAATTGGAGGAATTATTCCTAAGAGATACGGTAATGCCCATCCCAACATAGTGCCTTACCAGGTTTTTAAGGCCAGCGATGATTATATAATCATAGGAGTGGGAAATGAGGAACAGTGGAAACGGTTTTGTAAAGTAATCGAAAGGGAAGATTTGGCTACGGATCCAAGGTTCGAAACCAACGCAAAACGGCTTGAAAATAGACATATTTTAATTCCCATTATTGAAGAAATAATCTCAAAGAAGGAAAGCAAGTACTGGCTTGAGAAGCTGGATGAGGCCCATATTCCAGCAGGTCCCATAAATACCGTTGACAAGGCTATTAATGATGAACAGGTTGTTTATAGAAAATTCATTCAGGAAATTGACCATCCAACGGCAGGCAAGATCAGGTTAATGAAAAACCCAATTCACTTCGGGGATATTGAATTGGATATTTATAGACACCCTCCACTTCTTGGAGAGCATACGAAGGAGATCCTCTTGGAGATTGGTTATACCGAGGAGGATTACCTAAGGTTTAGGGAGATGGGGGTTGTATGAATAAACGCTTTGAAATAGAGATTAATCACGACTGGTGTAAGGCTTGCTACATTTGTGTTAAAATTTGTCCTAAGAATGTTTTTGATATCGCGGAAAAGGAGAGTTTTAGGGGATTTAGAGAGGTAGTACCATCCAGAGTAGAGGATTGTATCGGGTGCTTGATGTGTGAAAACTTCTGCCCTGATTTTGCAATTGAGGTGAAGGAGCTAAAAGATGCCGTGGAAGAGGATAAAGTTACCGATTAAACCTGGAAGATTCTTGGTACAAGGTGACGAAGCTGTTGCCGATGGCGCTTTTTGCGCTGGGATGAGATTTTATGCTGGATATCCGATAACCCCTGCCAGTGAGGTAATAACAAGGGTTCAGGAGCGATTCGAAGAATCAGGAGAGGGTGTTTACTTTCAGGGTGAGGATGAAATAGCCTCGATAGCAGCTTGTATTGGTGCTTCTTGGACCGGTGTAAAGGCGATGACGGCAACCAGTGGGCCGGGTTTTGACCTTATGGTGGAGAACTTAGGATATGCGATTTTTACTGAGACTCCCCTTGTTATTGTTGATGTTCAAAGGGCAGGTCCATCAACGGGTCAGGCGGCAAGACCTTCCCAGGGGGACTATCATCAGGTGAGATATGCAACCCATGGCGATTATGAGATTATTGTTCTTACTCCCTGGTCCTGTCAGGAGCTATTTGAGTTTGGAATAAGGGCCTTTAATTTGGCTGAAAGGTACCGAGTCCCAGTCATTATTTTGACGGACGAGGCTGTAGGGCATTTAAGGGAACCCGTTGTTTATCCTGAAGAGATAGATGTGTTTGACCGGGAGCACGATCCAGATGCTCCTCCTTTTAGTTTTGATGAAAGGGATGCAGGTCCAATGCCCCTTATTGGTGATGGAAAGGCGCTTTTGATCACCGGTTCCACCCATACGGAGGCCGGAAAGCGGGTAACACAAGACCCTGAAATTCATAGGAAAATTGTTAAACACCTTATAGGAAAGATTCAACATAACGTTTCTGATATTTTTGAATCACACGAAGAATTCATAGAGGATGCAGAGATCGTAATTGCATCCTATGGCATTTCTGCAAGGAGTGGGTTCGAAGCGGTGAAAAGGCTAAGGGAAAAAGGCCTTAAAGTGGGATTTTTCAGATTTAAAGTCATCTGGCCTCTTTGGGAGAAGTACGTGAGGGAGAGGCTTTCAGGAATAAAGAAGATTTTTGTTCCAGAGATGAATGCAGGCCACTTATCGCGAGAATTAGAAAGACTGGTTAATGGTGAGGTAATCTCAATATCAGAGCTTGGTACTAATATAATAACTCCAGAAACCATTGTTAAAGAAGTGGAGGCCCGTCTATGAAAAATTACATGGATTGGATTAGAACAGACTACTTTCCCACTGCCTTTTGTGCCGGATGCGGGCACGGCATTATTTTAAAGGCCATTGCAAAGGCTTTAACAGAGTTGGAGTTCAAGAGAGAGGAAGTGGTTTTTGTTTCGGGTATTGGTTGTTCCGGATGGATTCCAAGCCCATATATTAAAGCCGATTCTATACATACAACTCATGGTAGAGCACTTGCCTTTGCAACGGGTGTTAAACTTGCACGACCTGATTTAACTGTTATCGTTGTTGGGGGCGATGGGGACATTGCCTCTATCGGTGGAAATCATTTAATTCATGCAGCGCGGAGAAATATAGATATCACATGTATAATGGCTGACAACAACAATTACGGGATGACAGGCGGCCAGTACTCTCCCACTACACCTCAAGGGGCAAAGACCACCACCTCACGAAAAGGTCATGTTGAACCGCCTTTTGATGTGGCCTACATGGTTAAGGCTGCTGGGGCTTCTTATGTCGCAAGGTATACCGTTGCCCATTTTCCACAACTGGTTAACGCCATTAAGAAGGCTATTACAACACCCGGTTTTTCCTTCGTACAGGCGATCAGTTCCTGTCCCACCCACTTTGGCAGAAGGAACATATCCCAGGATCCATATGAGTATCTTGATTACCTCAAAAAAAATTCTGTCAATATAAAAAATGTTAAAGAAACGGACGAAATTCGGAATAAAATCACAATAGGAGAATTCTAAAATGGGAACCTTGCAGGTTAGGTATGCTGGAACTGGAGGGCAGGGTATAATTCTGCTGGGTGTTCTAACCGCAGATGCTGCGGTAAAGGCCGGAAACTATGCGACTCAGGGTTCTTATTACGGTGCTCAGGTTAGAGGTGGTATCACTTCAGCCGATGTGGTTTTGAGTAAAGACTGGGTTGCTTTTCCTTACGTTGAGTATTCCGATATCCTTGTTGCCCTCACCTCGGAGTCGCTAAGTTATTATCTAAAATCTGCCAAGGAAGGGAGTATTATAATTGTAGATGAGATAGTCCTAATTGAGCAAGATGAGGGGGAACTGAAGTCCAAATTTAGATTAGAAAAGATCCCATTTACCAGGTTATGTTACGAGAAATTCAACTCGGGTTTTCTGTTAAACATTGTGGCTTTTGGTTATGTTTCCAGGTATCTAAGGGATTTCTTCACTGAAAAGGAAGCTATCGCAGCCTTAAAAGAAAATGTTCCCGAGAAATATTTTGAAATAGAGGCTGAAGCTTTTAAAGTTGGAGCTTCAATTTAATAGGTTTTTCTGATTAGCTTTTCTCGTTCGGGGCCTACTGAGATATAGTTAATATCAAGTCCTAATTGGCTTTCAATGAATTCAATATACTTTCGGGCATTTTCGTGAAGTTCTTCGTATCTCTCTTCTTTTAAAGAAAGTTCAAAGCCTGCAAATTCTTCGTACACAGGCTCAACGGCTTCTAAATCTTCGGACATTGGAGGGGGTAATTCCATTATTTTACCATCTTTTTTGTATCTTGTAGCTACTTTAACGGGATTCAATCCGCTCAAAACATCGAGCTTTGTCATTACCAAGTGGGTAACTCCATTCATTAGTACAGAATATTTTAGAATTACCAGGTCCAGCCATCCACATCTACGAGGCCTTCCTGTGGTAGCACCAAATTCCTGTCCTTTCTCTCTAATCAGTTCACCTTCTTTATCTTTAATTTCCGTGGGAAATGGGCCTTTGCCAACCCTCGTGGTGTAAGCCTTGAAAACGCCGTAAACTCTTTCGATTTTTTGAGGAGGAAGTCCTGAGAAAACAAGAGCCCCGGATGAAATCGTATGGGAAGAAGTCACGTAGGGGTAGCTCCCGTATATGATATCCAGTAAACTTCCCTGGGCTCCTTCAAAAAGAATTCTCTTGCCTTCTCTTTCCATTTTGTGAATGAATTCAAATCCGTCAGTGGTGAATGGCTTAATGAATTGAGCAAACTCCTTCAAGTCTTCGAGGATTTTTTTATAATCAAAGGGCGGATGGCCAAAGCGTGCTGCGATAATTTGGTTGTTAAAATCGGTAATGTCTTTTACCTTTCTGTTAAGGGTTTTCTCATGAAATAAATCTCCCACCCGTATGGCAATTCTTTGGTATAGGTCTCTGTATGCGTAAGCGATACCCCGCTTTGTGCTTCCAATGCCTCCTCTTGATTCTTCTTCGAGGGCATCTTCTTCTTTGTGAAAGGGGAGAACGATTGTCGCGCGCTCATCTACAAAAAGCCTACCATTTAGTGAACCTGTTAAACTTGAAATTTCTTCAACTTCCTGTTTGAATACATCGGGGTCAATCAAAACACCTGCGGTTATAAGATTCTTTTTTTCAGGCCTTATTATTCCTGACGGAAGTAAATGGAGTACGAGTTTAGTATTATTCACTACAATTGTATGACCTGCGTTAGCTCCCCCCTGGAACCGGCATATAAGATCGTAGTCCTTCGCAATGTAATCAACGAACCTTCCTTTTGCCTCATCGCCCCATTGGAGCCCAATTACAACGTCGGCCATGGTTTAAGTATCAAGTTAAAATGAGGTTTTTTCAATTTCAGGAAGAATCAACATTGCGTCTCCGTAACTTAAAAATCGATAACCTTGCCTTATAGCCTCTTCGTAAGCTTTCAGAACTTTTTCTCTACCTGCAAAGGCACTGACAAGGATGAGAGGGGTCGATTTTGGGAGGTGAAAATTGGTAATAAGCCCGTCTATAACGTCGAATTTAAATCCAGGGTATATGAATAAGTCTGTGTTTCCTCTCAATTTTTGATTGTCAAATTTCCAGGATTCTAATGTACGTACACTGGTGGTTCCACAGGCAATTATTCTATGCCCGTTCCTCTTTGCCTCAATTATGATATTCGCTGAGTCTTCGGGAATCTCGTAATATTCTTCATCCATTTTGTGCTTTGTGACATCTTCCGTTTTGACAGGTTTAAAGGTTCCGGGACCAACATTGAGAATTACGGGCACGATTTTGACACCTTTATCTTTCAGTTCGTTAATCGTCCTTTCGGTGAAGTGGAGGCCAGCTGTTGGTGCGGCTACTGAATATCCCTTTTCAGCGAAAATGGTTTGATAATACTCTTCGTCTTCCTTCTCGGGCTCCCGTTTGATATAGTGTGGCAAAGGAACCTGGCCATAAAGTTCCAGAAGTTGAGTTACATTAATATCTGAGAGAATTTTAAAGATTATTTTTTCGCCTTCCTGGCCCTGGACTATAATTTCGTGGTCTCCAACCACAAAGATTCTTCCGTCTTTAGCCTTTTTTCTGCTGGAGACGAGGGCTTTAAATTCTTTGTCATTAATGTAATTCACAAAGAAAATCTCCAATTTCCCACCAGTGTCCTTAGCGTGCGCAAATAACCTTGCCTTTATCACTTTCGTCTTGTTCACTACAATAACATCACCGGGTTTTAGAAATTTTGGAAGTTCGTAAAAGTGAGAATGAATAATTTCGTCGTCCTTTAAATTTATTACCAAGAGACGAGCTTTGTCTCTCTCTTTCAATGGTTTTTGAGCGATCAACTCAGCTGGCAAATTGTAATCAAAAAGTTCAAGGGAAAGCATTTTTGCCTGCAGTTAATTATAACGTATTAATCGGGTTTTGCTGATTTAACAAAAGGAGGCAATAAACGTCTTTAACATTGATGCCAGTAGGTCCTGTAAGAATTAGATCTTCGATTTTTTTGAAAAAGTTATAAGAGTCGTTTCTCTTCAAATACTTTTCAGGGTCTAAGTTTAGTATTTTTGCCCTTTTCATCGTTTCACTATCACAGATGGCTCCTGCTGCATCTGTTATTCCGTCGATTCCATCGGTACCAAGGGAGGTAAAAACAAAGGTTTTGCTAAATTTTGACATTTCAACGGCCATTCTAAGCACGAGTTCTTGGTTCCTTCCTCCCTTCCCTTTCCCTATAACCTTAAGGTATACTTCACCCCCTGCAACAATGGCTATTGGTTTGTGAGGACTTTGTAAAGTTAATTCCTGTGCTTTTTTAACAAGGATTTGAACCATATTCTCAATATTTAAGTGAAAATCACTGCCAAGGTTAAAAACGGCAAAGCCCAAAGACTTTAAGTAATCTTCTGAGTGGGCGAGAAAGTCAGCATTTTTTAGAATTATGGTGTTTTCAATTTTCCCCTCTGCCAGTTTGCAATCCTTTAATGTTTCAGGAATATCGCCTTTAATTCCTGCGCTGATTACCTCTTTTACGCTTTGAGGCGCCTTATCCCATAGATCATATTTATTTAATACTTCAAGGGCATCAAGAAAGGTTGACGGATCACAGGTGGTAAGGCCTGAGGCGATTAAATCAATTCTATCATTTATGACATCGGACATCAAAAGAGCGTAAGCTTTGTTTTTGAAATAATTTATCAGTTGACCACCCTTAATTTTTGAAAGATGTTTCCTCACTGTGTTAATTTCCTCGATGTTTGCTCCACTTGATAAGAGGAGTTTATTGATGGTTATGAGGTCTTTCAATGGAATTCTTGGGAGTTCAAACATCGACGATCCGCCCCCAGAGACGAGAAAAAGAAGTTTTTCAGGTGGTTTTGTTTTAAGAATGGTAAGGAGATATTCCGCGGATTTGATGCTCGCCCTGTTGGGGTAAGGATGTCCGCCTTTGAAGTACTTTATATTGTTTAACTTTTCGGGTATTTTTACATTTGTAACAAGAATTCCACCTCTTATTTCCGTTGATTTCACAAAGGGCTTTAGCATTGTGTAAGCAGCCTTACCGATGGATACGATATAGGGATTTTCGCCCATTTGGTTTGTGTAATTTTTGAGAATTAAATCTAAGCTGCACCTTTCGAAGGCGTAATTTAACGCTTCAATGAGAACTTTTCTTGCTTCGTATAGGGGAGAGGATATATCATCTCGCAGAAGGGTTGTTTTGTTTTTGATCATATATTAAGGTTAATGCTACTGGCTCGGATGTCAGCTTAAGATTTCTGCGCTTTTACAAAAGCCGTGCTTTTTGATTTGAAAAGACAGATTTTGTGAATTATATTTACTTACAAATGCTTAATCCGAGGAGGTGTCATGAGTTCCCATTTTACAGTTCCCCAATGGGAAAATTTTTTTGCAGAAAGAACGAAGTGGATAAAGAGCAGTATCATAAGAGAGCTTCTGAAGTTTACCCAACAACCTGAAGTAATTTCCTTTGCTGGAGGGCTTCCCGCCCCTGAGCTTTTCCCAATTGAGGCCATAAAAAAAGCCAGTATAGAGCTTCTTGAAAAAGATGGGCAAAAGATGCTTCAATATGGACCCACAGAAGGTTATCCTCTTCTTAATGAGCAAATTGCGAAATATATGGGAAAGATGGGAGTACAGTGTACACCCCAAGAGATCCTTCCTACCAGTGGTTCTCAGCAGGCCCTTGATCTTATCGGGAAAATCTTCATTAATGAGGGAGATC contains:
- a CDS encoding 2-oxoacid:acceptor oxidoreductase family protein yields the protein MGTLQVRYAGTGGQGIILLGVLTADAAVKAGNYATQGSYYGAQVRGGITSADVVLSKDWVAFPYVEYSDILVALTSESLSYYLKSAKEGSIIIVDEIVLIEQDEGELKSKFRLEKIPFTRLCYEKFNSGFLLNIVAFGYVSRYLRDFFTEKEAIAALKENVPEKYFEIEAEAFKVGASI
- a CDS encoding DUF4147 domain-containing protein, with the protein product MIKNKTTLLRDDISSPLYEARKVLIEALNYAFERCSLDLILKNYTNQMGENPYIVSIGKAAYTMLKPFVKSTEIRGGILVTNVKIPEKLNNIKYFKGGHPYPNRASIKSAEYLLTILKTKPPEKLLFLVSGGGSSMFELPRIPLKDLITINKLLLSSGANIEEINTVRKHLSKIKGGQLINYFKNKAYALLMSDVINDRIDLIASGLTTCDPSTFLDALEVLNKYDLWDKAPQSVKEVISAGIKGDIPETLKDCKLAEGKIENTIILKNADFLAHSEDYLKSLGFAVFNLGSDFHLNIENMVQILVKKAQELTLQSPHKPIAIVAGGEVYLKVIGKGKGGRNQELVLRMAVEMSKFSKTFVFTSLGTDGIDGITDAAGAICDSETMKRAKILNLDPEKYLKRNDSYNFFKKIEDLILTGPTGINVKDVYCLLLLNQQNPINTL
- a CDS encoding thiamine pyrophosphate-dependent enzyme, encoding MKNYMDWIRTDYFPTAFCAGCGHGIILKAIAKALTELEFKREEVVFVSGIGCSGWIPSPYIKADSIHTTHGRALAFATGVKLARPDLTVIVVGGDGDIASIGGNHLIHAARRNIDITCIMADNNNYGMTGGQYSPTTPQGAKTTTSRKGHVEPPFDVAYMVKAAGASYVARYTVAHFPQLVNAIKKAITTPGFSFVQAISSCPTHFGRRNISQDPYEYLDYLKKNSVNIKNVKETDEIRNKITIGEF
- a CDS encoding 4Fe-4S dicluster domain-containing protein is translated as MNKRFEIEINHDWCKACYICVKICPKNVFDIAEKESFRGFREVVPSRVEDCIGCLMCENFCPDFAIEVKELKDAVEEDKVTD
- the queA gene encoding tRNA preQ1(34) S-adenosylmethionine ribosyltransferase-isomerase QueA encodes the protein MLSLELFDYNLPAELIAQKPLKERDKARLLVINLKDDEIIHSHFYELPKFLKPGDVIVVNKTKVIKARLFAHAKDTGGKLEIFFVNYINDKEFKALVSSRKKAKDGRIFVVGDHEIIVQGQEGEKIIFKILSDINVTQLLELYGQVPLPHYIKREPEKEDEEYYQTIFAEKGYSVAAPTAGLHFTERTINELKDKGVKIVPVILNVGPGTFKPVKTEDVTKHKMDEEYYEIPEDSANIIIEAKRNGHRIIACGTTSVRTLESWKFDNQKLRGNTDLFIYPGFKFDVIDGLITNFHLPKSTPLILVSAFAGREKVLKAYEEAIRQGYRFLSYGDAMLILPEIEKTSF
- a CDS encoding 2-oxoacid:acceptor oxidoreductase subunit alpha, with protein sequence MPWKRIKLPIKPGRFLVQGDEAVADGAFCAGMRFYAGYPITPASEVITRVQERFEESGEGVYFQGEDEIASIAACIGASWTGVKAMTATSGPGFDLMVENLGYAIFTETPLVIVDVQRAGPSTGQAARPSQGDYHQVRYATHGDYEIIVLTPWSCQELFEFGIRAFNLAERYRVPVIILTDEAVGHLREPVVYPEEIDVFDREHDPDAPPFSFDERDAGPMPLIGDGKALLITGSTHTEAGKRVTQDPEIHRKIVKHLIGKIQHNVSDIFESHEEFIEDAEIVIASYGISARSGFEAVKRLREKGLKVGFFRFKVIWPLWEKYVRERLSGIKKIFVPEMNAGHLSRELERLVNGEVISISELGTNIITPETIVKEVEARL
- a CDS encoding DUF5916 domain-containing protein, with amino-acid sequence MLILAAILASITFKVPVVKDDIKLDGFLEPLWDSALVFSKFSVFEPSDREIPSFRTTLYVLQSDNSLYFAFKCEQDQIRSLVGLRDKGEGDYVGIYLDTFGKGSSVYFFGVNTAGVQTDRIITGGGKVEDDSWDGVWLSATRVSDGSYVVEMKIPFKTLQYDIKNPVFRMEATRFISKNNERLYIGKYKREWGLNPLDFPIELKLQLPESSFGFELMPVLLVQKDSTDIKIKAGLDSKWCPSNKFTLNLTLYPDFSQVEADPFTLNLGKYEEYMEEKRPFFVEGSEVFRFRSNPYSFGFGPSINPFYSRRIGKALSSEVVVPLIFGLKGFYKSRGFEGGLLTALTGDAFYVYDYGDTLREEKALYNVISFGKQFSGNSNLGFIYSGKATQSNIAENHAIGVNFHYFVQSTELTGTFSSSLYENHIGNAFAFHVAMLEETHHFMFSFMNIDSLYNVSEIGFTPWVGLRRISILGGPDFEINGEKLQNATFSVGYNNKAEAFEGMKSQNFVFFHSNLNYKNGAGIEFHFSAGREYINNYVNNYEIDVDGWSSPNGRLELNGGIGFEEGYNYYRDYVGLMVSHRARLRIHGDSRYDLELNLRGWLEFDPSSKLEEYTLSILPRFQYAVNKDLLINIYGQYAKLILSKETESKNVNLLVSYNFRPKSWIYLVISKDFASDSPHGKPLQGVLKIRYLFYF
- a CDS encoding adenylosuccinate synthase, coding for MADVVIGLQWGDEAKGRFVDYIAKDYDLICRFQGGANAGHTIVVNNTKLVLHLLPSGIIRPEKKNLITAGVLIDPDVFKQEVEEISSLTGSLNGRLFVDERATIVLPFHKEEDALEEESRGGIGSTKRGIAYAYRDLYQRIAIRVGDLFHEKTLNRKVKDITDFNNQIIAARFGHPPFDYKKILEDLKEFAQFIKPFTTDGFEFIHKMEREGKRILFEGAQGSLLDIIYGSYPYVTSSHTISSGALVFSGLPPQKIERVYGVFKAYTTRVGKGPFPTEIKDKEGELIREKGQEFGATTGRPRRCGWLDLVILKYSVLMNGVTHLVMTKLDVLSGLNPVKVATRYKKDGKIMELPPPMSEDLEAVEPVYEEFAGFELSLKEERYEELHENARKYIEFIESQLGLDINYISVGPEREKLIRKTY
- a CDS encoding CoA transferase → MKPLEGVKVLDLSRVLAGPTVGMILGDLGADVIKVERPGVGDETRGWGPPFAGGESAYYMCANKNKRGMTLDLKSEAGREILEKLIKRSDVMILNFLPDVLESLHLTYEEVRKIKPDIIWASITGFGLTGPKANKPGYDVLIQGISGLMSITGEPDGEPMKVGVAICDVLTALYTVIAIEAALIRRSQTGEGAMIDNSLLESSIASLVNVANNYLIGGIIPKRYGNAHPNIVPYQVFKASDDYIIIGVGNEEQWKRFCKVIEREDLATDPRFETNAKRLENRHILIPIIEEIISKKESKYWLEKLDEAHIPAGPINTVDKAINDEQVVYRKFIQEIDHPTAGKIRLMKNPIHFGDIELDIYRHPPLLGEHTKEILLEIGYTEEDYLRFREMGVV
- a CDS encoding sodium:solute symporter family protein; amino-acid sequence: MHLSIQFIIVFLYFVVVLIVGLLAQKLAKSGTDYLIAGRNLGLWLCTAVVVGEWLGGMSTIGVSERAYVSGISSAWYNISTSIGMALFGFLLAKHYRRNNVYTVSEMIEKLYNKNVRTVSAIAFLFAYIILGYAQVQTVGSVLASSLNMKFTDGVILGGLLVTIYVTAGGYWSITLTNVIHTLFLYFSIISTFIIGLIKIGGYSGLFKALAEVGKNPAIYKSPFGVGTNQVLGWIIGGMFGAFAAQASIQPVFAAKDERTAKNASLLSALLIFPTGILTATLGMIAATGKFVNVSNPKQALPSLLMSTNFVPAWFGGIALAGILAAILSTVAPVMFAISTILVKDIYHNLIHKEADEQRLLKVSRWFTFIVGLLLIPLAVYLQGYVLDTGYISYAIRGAAAIIVLAGVYWVVKGKRIPTSNAANVAMILGTVVAVAFPIIKYYKPTFNFDKNLWALGIALLSILFVTFIERVILKKENQ